From the Oncorhynchus kisutch isolate 150728-3 linkage group LG27, Okis_V2, whole genome shotgun sequence genome, the window ATGGGCCAGGAGCAGGAGGGCACACTCTGTAgcaaaaaaaaacatcaagctACTTTTAAGATGATTATTTTTTGGCTAAGCCTACTACCCGTCTCCATGGCCTTTGTACTTGGACAGTGGATTCTCATTACCATAGTTAATTATGTTACCAGTATATTACATTTTGACAGTTCATTTACCGTGTCTATGACCTTCACATAAGAGAGATGCTGCTTTGCATTTGAGTCAAACTAATCAACGGGATTAAGGGATCCTGTGGACCTGTCCCACCCATGGGACCAGCCGCTGCCATGCTGCTCTGAGACGACTAGACTATGTAACACACTGCAGTGTGCCAGGATAAGCTCAGTACGGCAGAACAGAAAGGGAATTTTATCCCAGAAAATAAAAGGCATACGGAGGATTTACTGAAGGAGAGCTGGAAAACATGGTGATTATGTTATGTGAATGGCAAAACCCCTGgctggggttaggtttaggccAGAGATGAGAATATGAGGCAAAACATCCCGTCAAACTCTGGCGATATGTGATGTTTAGAGGAAAGTAGTAAAGATGTACTGGTCAGTCTGCTCCCAATGGGAAACAAGGCTGTTTGCATGTCTCTGTCCTGCCTATGTAGCTGTTATTCTCCATATTAGATATTGTTGATTACAAAAGTCAAAGCCCTTACCTTTGTGGCCCATCATCACAGCTAAGTGAAGAGGTGTGTTTCCTGGAAAGATAGACAGATAACTGTTATGAGATCATTTGTCAGAGCTGGTGCACAAGGACAATGTTTGTGTAAATCAATGTACTTGTTGTGAGCAAGCAGTGACTATGTTGGTCACATGATTGTCAGGTAAGATTTCATGGATCCAGAAGTGATAGCCTAGCTATGTGATTTCCTAAGTCAATTACATGTACTAAGTTTGGGTTACCTTGATTTTGAAAACCCTTCTTATCTGCAGGGTTTTCAGCAGTTATCTCCCAGTTGGCTGCATGTTAACTCCAATTCTGACTCTGTGTTTTAACGTTTAGAAACGTCAATAACCACTGCTTGCAAAACAGTTTAAAACATATGCTGATATGCCCTTTATcttttatatcagctagagataatctttaaaaaatatatttaaaaaatacacacAGCAGTGTTGCATAGATCCATACGCTGTGTGCCTCAAGTTGACAAACTACACTTCCTCCCCAGTTATGCgtacacacaggtgttcagaggATGCTAGACAGCTGAAGCCCAAGTGGCTGCCAATGTCTTCCATAAACATGCgctgtaacatggaaatatggcTGTATGGGAACACTACccttataaaaaaaaaagtgtgtagTAATTTAACCTTTTGTTTTTTGACAATTATTTCCTGCTGATATGAAACCCGTTTTAACGAGCGTTCGGGCCTTATCAAAACAACCCCTGACAGAAGATACTAGCTATCATCAATAGGCGCTAAAGGTAGTTAGCGTCTATAAATGGGTAAGGGTTACCATGCACTCACCATGTACATCTTTCTGGGAGATGTTCTGGGTCCGAATGAGTGAGGACAAGCGACGCACATCTCCTTTGAACACACATTCGTGAACAGGGAATTCCAAATTGAAGCCCTCATTGCCATTGGTCAGAAGGATTGGGTTCTTGTTATTGTCATCGATGATGCTGACAACGGATTGATTGCCATTGATATTGTTTGCATTGATATTCGACAACTGCTGCAGTACCAAAGGTTTCACCGTCTTGTTATAATTCTTGTTTGATTTGTACGTGATGGTGGTACCGTTGGGAGTTGGAGATGATATTGTCCCATTTGTAGATTCATCATAGGTTTCCATTATATCCCCATCCTTACTGGGCTTGTTGTTATGGTCTTTCCGCAACGTGCGAATCTTTTCCCCGGTCATGATTTAACGTAACTAACCAGCAAGCAGACTACCTAAAATAAATGTTGTATTAATGATGTTGAATAATTGCCAACGACACCTGCAATTGCTACCTTAACAGTTAGTATTTAGCTAACCTAGTTAGCAGTTTTGCTAGCATAGAATGGATGTGGGTAGAGGTGCAGTGTTGACAACAGcagaaacaacacacacacgtaaaAACAATGCAGATGGAAAATATACTCTCACTGTTGTAACAATCGATTAAGAATGGAAATACCAATTTTTTTTCGGCTACATCCTTGATaatacttgtttcaaaaaaaatGCCCGTTGCAGCTTGAGGTGTGGTTGTTTGCTTGCCTTGGTTAACTAACTAGCTAGAAAACAAGACTACCGAGTGAAAAGACCATCTGCCATTTTCCGCTTAGTAACTCACCAGAATGACAAACATCAGACCACGTTCCCTTAGATATCGCGATAATTAGGTATGCATCATCTATTTAgaaatgcaaaatattttttaaggCACACAAAATATATTGTTGTAAACTCGTGATGATACATGCAATGTAAAAGTACCAGCTTTGGGTATCATTTACAGTATTTGTTCTCAAACTTAAATCTGGCAATATGTTTGACGCCAACTATGGGTCCTGAATGAAGACACACAGTGTTGTTTTCTTTCCCAAGGTTTCTGAAATTTGGTTTGAAACTCAATGAAAGAATGCCTCCAAAAAATAAGCAGAAGAAAGTGATACATCAAGATGAACTGCGACGGTTaatgagagagaaacaaaggCAAACGATAGATAAGAAGCGTGTCGAATCCCCATATGCCAAGTACAACAGTCTCGATCACCTTAGCTGCGTACTCTGCAACGAGCGAGTAAAGAATGAACTATTGTGGCAGACTCACATTCTTGGAAAACAGCACAAGGAGAAACTTTCCGAGCTCAAGGGGTCTAAACAAAGTTCTACAAGTCAAGGACCCCAGCCTCTACTTAAAAGGAAAGCTTCTGAAGACACGAATGGGAAGAAGTTTAAACCAGTGGCAGTTACAGAGCAGTTGTCTACGCCAGGGCTACCTGATGATTTCTTTGCTAAACCTGCCCCGCCGGGGCCGAAGAAACTATCAGGAATATTGAAAAAAACGACATCTGCTGGGCTGAGTCTTTTGGCCGGAGTCGATGATGAAGACAGTGATGAAGAGGAGGCTGGTGACCAGGGGGCAGATTCTTGCTTGGGTGTGCAGAAGGGGGCACCTGCCTCAGGACTCCCATCTGATTTCCTCGACAACAGCACCATTCCAGCTGTCCCAGCTGCTTCTCATTCAGGGTCTATCCTCAAACCAGATGAAACTGAGAAGAGTGTGGAGAAGAAGGGAAATACACCTGAAGCGCTACCAGAAGGCTTCTTTGATGACCCAGTGAGAGATGCCAAAGTCCGTAATGTCGATGCTCCCAAAGATCAAATGGATAAGGAGTGGGAAGAGTTCCAAAAGGAAATGCGGCAGGTGAACACCAAATCAGAGGCCATTGTAGCCGAGGATGACGAGGAGGGTCGTCTTGAGCGTCAGATTGATGAAATCGATGAGCAAATTGAATGTTACCGGAGGGTTGAGGAATTGAGAGATAAGCAAGATGTGGTGAAGAAGGTTGTGAAGGAGAAAACAGAAGACCAGGAAGACTCCAGCAGAAGTGATGAGGATGAAGAAGAGCTGCTCCACTTGTTGTCAAGGGATTGGAGGGCCAAAGGGGCCCTTGCTTAAAATTCCCAGGGCATTTTGACCCTAACTTGATCAAAAGGTTTCTCCAGATTATAAATAAAAGAGCGAAGTTGCAAAGGAAGCCACTTCTTTCCTCCCACCATGTCAATGACAAACATTTGTTGAGGATATTGAATGTCTATATAACATGCTTTTGTGGTAAACACTGTTTTTCTACTGTCAGACTGTCGCACACTTGCGGAAATACTGTACTATCAGcattcattaaaaaaattaaCAGGAGCCAAATCCTAAATTCTCATTCCTGGAGCCcttacacacagctcagacacataAAATGCACACTCATTTAGTTTCCTCTGTGGTTGCACAACAAATATACAATCACAGCTAATACAAACAAAACATATTCAATTTACACCCCATGTGTTCCTCATTATTGGAACCTGGTGCATACCGGTACATGATACACTGCATTCCAAAACAAAAACTAGAGTCCTTTATGAGAACCTTGACTTGAATACCGTCTAATGTTTGAAAAAGTATGGAAACTACAGATTGTAAAATCCTGTTAATCCACATGTTCATTTATTCATTAGTGCTCGCACAAAACAATAAAATTCCCAAAGCACACGTTTGTAGGGACAATATTCCTGTCGGAAATCTAAATGACATTTCAAAATCTATTTAGCCTAATTGAGTTACAGAATTCCACACCATTACCCTGCAAACCAAAATTACGTTCAAACAGTCCTTTATGTTAAACTTATAAATTACACATTTATTCATGTTACATTGAAAAACATGCAAAGCACAACTTCATAAAACTATTTCCGTTACAATGCTGAGGATGATCTACAGTCCTCTAGCTATACAAAGcagcccaagcccccccccccccccaaacaagtCAATCTTACATGATGCCATATAAAACAATTCTACCATATTTACATCATACGACAGTGTTGAGTGATTTGACAAGTCCTGATTTGTACATTTGCATTTCATTATGTAAAGGCCCACACAAAATGACAGAATCAAGTAAAGAGGGATCAGTGCTTCTCTCACTATCAGCCAGGTGTGCTTACTTTTGTCTTTGTTCTGTACTACTACACACaacacttacagtaccagtcaaaagtttggacacacctactcattccagggtttttatttttttaactattttctacattgtagagtcatagtgaagacagcaaaactatgaaataacacatatggaatcatgtagtaaccaaaaaagtgtgaaacaaatcaaaatgtattttatatgaggttcttcaaagtcaacacccgttgccttgatgacagcttttcacactcttgctattctctcaaccagcttcatgaggtagtcacctggaatgcatttcaattaacaagtgtgcctctaagttcatttgtggaatttcttaccttcttaatgcatttgagccaatcagttgttgtgacaaggtaggggtggtatacagaagatagccctatttggtaaaagaccaagtccatattatggcaagaacagctcaaataagcaaagcgaaacgacagtccatcattactttaagacatgaaggtcagtcaatacggaacatttcaagaacttttaaagttccttcaagtgcaggcgcaaaaaccatcaagcgctatgatgaaactggctcttatgaggaccgccacaggaaaggaagacccagagttacctctgctgcagaggataagttcattagagttaccagcctcagaaattgcaggccaaataaatgctgcaGAGtagaagtaacagacacatttcaacaactgttcagaggagactgcgtgaatcaggtcttcatggtcaaattgctgcaaagaaaccactactaaaggacaccaataagaggaagagacttgcttgggccaagaaacacgagcaatggacagactggtggaaatctgtcctttggtctgacgagtccaaatgtgagattttttacTCAAACCGctgtctttgtgaaacgcagagtaggttaacggatgatctctgcatatgtAGTTCCCTCcgcgaagcatggtggtgtgggggtgctttgctggggacactgtcagtgatttatttagaattcaaggcacacttaaccagcatggctaccacagcattctgcagcaattcgccatcccatctggtttgcgcttagtgggactatcatttgtttttcaacagaacactgacccaaaacacctccaggctgtgtaagggctatttaacaaAGGCGAGtgaaggagtgctgcatcagatgacctggcctccacaatcacccgacctcaacccaattgagatgggttgggatgagttgggccgcagagtgaaggaaaagcagtcaacaagtgctcagcatatgtgggaactccttcaagactgttggaaaagtattccaggttaagctggttggagagaaggcaaagggttgctactatgaagaatctaaaatatatttgtttaacacttttttggttactacatgattccatatgtgttatttcatagttttgctgtcttcactatgactctacaatgtagaaaacagtacaaataaagaaaaacccttgaatgagatgagtaggtgtgtccaaacttttgactggtactgtatatatactgcaaATTGAAGTGATCACTATAGTCTGTTAGTATAAGCTCATTTACATTGTATTATTGCTACATATGCTTCAGGAGTTAATATTTCAACATGATTCATTCTGAACTAGTTAAAAGTGTGTTTATAGCCCTTCAAATATTGCAGACTTAAAAACAACTTAAAAATAAACTATGGTTGGGTTAAGGATATGTCTACAGTCTCTGTGTTACATTAAAATCCAAATAAGAATGCAGAAAATAACTCAAGACTTACAACAAAACATGTATAAAGAAGACAGAAAATAAGCAAAGACGATCTGAACTTATCTaaaatgggagtgtgtgtgtggtaggaaCTACATTATAATAGGTGATATTTTGACCCTCCTCAACAATTCATTTGACATCAACTGGTCATAAattaataaaacaaatatttcttTAAAGTACAATTTTGGAAACTGTTTTGGAAAATAATATAGAAATATCAAAGCTTGGATCTGAGTTGCTTACTCTAGCTTAGGCGTGTAGGACCagtgaggcgtgtgtgtgtgtgggggggggggggggggggcatgccaGTGCTACTGTTCAACATTCAGTTTGTTATTAAATACTCAGTTCAATAAAAGTGCAACCATCTTCACTGTGAGTCACTCCACACACACCAGAGACCACTTCTCCTTCCACTGTTGCCTCTGCCACTCCTCTTCTCACAGACCTGCAGCAGCTTTCATTTCAGCCAGTGAGAACCTCTGGTCCCCGTCTTTGTCGTAGCGTTCCAGGCTTTGGGGATCTGGCGTTGCTGTGTCAAATAATTTCTTCAGGACTTGGTAAGACATCCCCTGAGAGGTGGGGTCGGTACCAGAGCGCTCAAAGAGCTCTTTGAGATCTATTGGAAGTAGAAGAGAGGTTTCAGGCGATTGTTAATTGGCCACAAAATAAAATGCAATCTGACTTTTACAGTTGCATTTCTCCTTGTGTATGCAGGATACTCTGTAAACAagcacgtttccatccacagtttttatgtgagtaaagtcaTGCAGTATAAAATAAAATGACAGgcgtgatggaaacaggaagtgtcGGTACAATGTCAAATGTCGAGAGAcaatttgttcgttcgacatggtgggatctttgtgTCGGTAAAATCATTATGCATCAATTGTCTTGGAAACtcctttatgtgcaaatattgatatcaTAAACCATGTTGAAGAAAACTTGGAGTCACAGGATGAAATACTACGTTGTACTACCACTACAACGTGAAACGCATTAAGAGGTTATAGACAGATTAAATCAAATGAACTTCATGGTGGTTAATGATGGACGGTGATAAAATGGAAGTGTTCATTGTACATTccttatgcctgcctataccataaccccactgccgaCATGGGGCACTcggttcacaactttgacattggcaaaccgctcgcccacacgacgctgtctgccatctgcccagtacagttgaaaacaggattaatccgtgaagagcacacttctcaaGTGTGCCAGttgccatcgaaggtgagcatttgcccacttaAGTCAGTTACGACggcaaactgcagtcaggtcaagacccttgtgaggacgacgagcacacatgagcttccctgagacggattctgacagtttgtgcacaAGTTcatcggttgtgcaaacccacagtttcatcagctgtcc encodes:
- the LOC109871691 gene encoding zinc finger protein 830, whose protein sequence is MPPKNKQKKVIHQDELRRLMREKQRQTIDKKRVESPYAKYNSLDHLSCVLCNERVKNELLWQTHILGKQHKEKLSELKGSKQSSTSQGPQPLLKRKASEDTNGKKFKPVAVTEQLSTPGLPDDFFAKPAPPGPKKLSGILKKTTSAGLSLLAGVDDEDSDEEEAGDQGADSCLGVQKGAPASGLPSDFLDNSTIPAVPAASHSGSILKPDETEKSVEKKGNTPEALPEGFFDDPVRDAKVRNVDAPKDQMDKEWEEFQKEMRQVNTKSEAIVAEDDEEGRLERQIDEIDEQIECYRRVEELRDKQDVVKKVVKEKTEDQEDSSRSDEDEEELLHLLSRDWRAKGALA